From the Fusobacterium ulcerans ATCC 49185 genome, the window TGATTCCTAGCAGTGATATTTTCAGCTTTATCAAAATATATTTTAAGAGTTCCAGATACTATTTTTTCTCCTTGAAAAAGAGGAGAGATTATACAAGATTTTATTTTTCCTGAAATACAATGAAAATCTTTTATTCCATTTTCTTCTCCCAGAACAAGAACTTTTCCAGTTTTTAATACCAGCTTTGTAGCTTCGCTTCTTATATCTGTATGATCTATTTTAAATTCATCAGATTCAGCATAGCTGGCAATAATATATTTATCATTAGTTATTACAACTGCTTTAGCCTCTAAAGAATTTAAAATTATTTTACATATTTCATTCATCGACTCCCCTTTTCTAAAATAAGGAAGAGTTTTATTAGCTATTTCAAGAGCTAATTTTGCTTGTTTACCAGCTATAATTTCTTTTTCAGAAATTATGTCCTGAATAATAAGAATTACAATTGATACTCCAACAGCATTGGCAAGTATCATTGGAAAATATATTTTAGAAACTATATCTTTTGCCAGTTCAAAATCTGAACCAAGTACAAGTATTAATATCATACTGAGATTTTCTACTATAAATCCACCAAGAAAGCCATAAAGATAACAGTTTTTTTCATTAGTTTTTTTGTAAAGTTGAGAAGTGATGAAACCACCTGACATTGTAGCAATAGCACATGGAATTGTAGTTATAGAGCTTGCATCTACAAATAATCTGTGAATACCAGCAATAAGACCAACCATGATACCTACTTCAGGACCAGCAAGAATACCTCCAACAACTACACCAATATTTCTGACATTTACTATTGCACCTCGATAATCTACTCCTGTGTATGTACCAATTATAGCAAGTCCTGAAAAGAACATTGAAAGAAGAAGAATATCTTTTTGGCTGTATTTTTTTCTTGTGAATATATTCTTGGCACTTTTAAATTTTGTAAAAAAGAAAGCTATTGCAATAATATACCCTAAATTATTTAATAAGTGGCTGGTTAATTTTAACAATTTTATCCTCCTCCCTAACAGACATAAAAATTATACCACAAAGAATAGAATATAAAAAGTAATATTAAAGCATTTATTTTTGCATTTTAAGTATTGATTTTAGCCTTTTAAAGAACAATCCATTCTTTTTAAAAGCTTTTAGTGTATTATCTATGATAGAATAATGTTTGTATCATGTATAAAATATAAAAATGGGAGGCAGATTTATGTTTAGTTTTATTATTTCAATAATAGCTCTAATAGTAGGATATTTAGTTTATGGAAAAATAGTTGAAGGTATATTTGGTATTGAGCCAAATAGAGGAACGCCAGCAAAAAGATTAAGTGATGGTGTGGACTATGTAGAAATGGGATGGAAGAAAGCGTTTCTTATTCAGTTTCTAAATATAGCTGGAACAGGACCTATATTTGGGGCTGTAGCAGGAGCAATGTGGGGACCAGCAGCATTTTTATGGATCGTTTTTGGATGTATATTTGCAGGGGCTGTACATGACTTCTTAATTGGGATGATGTCTCTAAGAAAAGATGGAGCGAGTGTTGCAGAATTAGTTGGAGAAAATCTTGGTAGCGGAGCAAGAAAACTTATGGTAGTTTTCTCAATTATTCTTCTAGTACTTGTTGGAGTTGTATTTATAACAAGTCCAGCAGCTATCTTAAATGATCTTACAGGAATTGATAAAATGGTACTTATTGGTATTATAATAATATACTATCTAGCAGCAACTGTATTGCCAATAGATAAAATAATAGGAAGAATTTATCCAATATTTGGTATAGCATTATTAGTAATGGCAGTAGGAATTGGAATTGGAATAGTAGTTCAAGGATATCATATCCCAGAAATTTCTCTTCATAATTTCCATCCAGCAAAACAATCAATTTTCCCTTATTTATTCATAACAATAGCTTGTGGAGCAATCAGTGGATTCCATGCTACTCAATCTCCTATGATGGCTAGATGTCTTGAAAATGAATCAGAAGGAAGAAAAGTATTCTATGGTGCAATGATTTCAGAAGGTGTTGTAGCTTTAGTATGGGCAGCAGCAGCAATGAGTTTCTTTGGTGGAACTCCAGGACTTGGAGAAGCATTAGGACATGGTGGAGCAGCAGTTGTAGTAAATAGAATTTCAAATACAGTATTAGGAAGAGTTGGAGGAGCATTGGCTCTATTGGGAGTTGTTGCATGTCCAATAACATCAGGAGATACAGCATTTAGAAGTGCAAGACTTACAATAGCAGATGCAATTGGATATAAACAAGGTCCAATTGCGAATAGATTTATGGTTGCTATTCCTTTATTTATAGTTGGTATTGCACTATGTTTTATAGATTTTAATATCTTATGGAGATACTTCAGCTGGTCTAACCAAACACTTGCTACAATAGCACTTTGGGCAGCAGCTAAATATTTAAATAATCATGGAAAAAATTATTATATAGCTCTTATTCCAGCGATGTTTATGACTGTAGTTGTTACTGACTATATAGTTATAGCTCCAGAAGGATTTGTAAGATTCTTCCAAGGAACACCAGTAGCAACTATAGAAATGATTGGATTGATTTGTGGATTAGTATTGTCAGCAGTATGTACTTTAGCATTTTTTAAAAGTTTAAAAAAGGAAAAAATTGCTGAAGTAAATGCATAATAAAAAATTTAGTTGAAATTATAAAAATTAAATAAAAAAATATTTTAATAAAAAAATCGTCACCCATGAGGGAAATTCACCTTGTGGGTGATTTTTTGTTTTGGTAGATAATTTTTCATAAAAAGATAGTTTTAATATTAAAATAGGCTTCAGACTTTTTTTAGGAGTTGTGACAAAAATAATGAATTTTTTAAAATAGAAAAATAAAAAAATCATTAAAAAAATGCTTTAAAAAATATCAATAAGATAAAATTGATTAAGAGAGATATCATAAATAATTATAATATATTTTATTCTGTTCTTTATTTCAAGACTTGATTCTGCTATATACAAGAATAGAATGTTATGCTAATATATGAATCGTAACATTTGCAAAAAGTTTAAAAAAATTAAAAAAAGATTATAAAAAAAGTATTAGTTATAAAAAAATTAGTAGATATTAATATAAACTTGAAGGAGTGAAAGATGGATAACAAAAGAAGCACAAAGAACCAGCCATTCTGCTGGCAGGAGAAAAAAATACTGCGGTTGCTAAGGTGTCAGTATGAGGGAAAGGAACATGACAAACTTAGAAATTTGTATTTAACTCTTACAGAAATCTACAGTGATTTTAATGGGAAAGATATCAAATACTACACTCAAACAATAATTAAATACAGCAGTTTAAGCAAGGATTGGATCCCCAAAGGATTAAAAATATTTGAAAACCTAAAAGTGATACAGCTTGTGGAAGAGAGAAACAAGGGGAAATTTAAAGGGAAAAGATTAATATTCACTCCTGAAAATATAGAAGAAATGGAAAAATTTACCAATGAACAAAAAATCAGTGACGAGAATACCATTACTGATAAAACCGTTCCCGAATTTTTAGAGCCATCAGAAGATAGTCTTTATTTAGAAGATAATAAAAGAATAGAAGATATAAATAATACACACACAGGGGAAGATAAAAAAGTTCATGATAAGAAACAGGAAGAAGAATTTGAAAATGGAAATTTTAAAGGTAAAGCAAATAGAGCAAAGAATACCTATGAGAACAAGAAAGAGTTTGAAAGACCAGCATATGAGAATACTACAGGGGACTTTATAAAAGACTTGCTCAATGGAGCAAAATAAGATGAGAAAGTATCTAGAGGAATGATGCAGAAGAGATTTGCAGAATTTATATCTTAAAAAATTTAAGAGGAAAAATGGGAAGAGAGTATACAAAAGAAAAACAAAAAAGGAGAAGTGAAAATGACTAGAGAAGATTATATGTGTCAAAAATTAGGAAGTCTTTCAAATTTTGATAAACTGCTGGTGGAGAAAATGGTGGAACAACTTGGAGAATGGGCAACAATAGAGGATGCAGCCAAGTATTTTAAAAGACATAAAAATACTATTTATGACAAAGTGGAAGGGGGAGAAGTTCTCAATAGAAGAATTGGAAATAAAATTTTAATTTATACAAGGAGCTTGATTTTTTTGATGGAATAATTTTGAGAGCTTCACAATATCTGCAAATGGCTGGGGACTAAAACAAAGGATAGAGGAACAGCTGGTAAAAAAGAATAGAAGCTGAAAGAAAAAATAAAATGCAGAGAGTAAAATCTCTGTATTTTTTTATGTTACAAAGAATTTTTTCAGATAGCTTCTAAAAGAAAAAATATAAAAAGCTCCTTTGAAGTGGAAAATCTTGAGATTTCAGCAGAAGAAAAAGAAATAAAAAAAGTTCTCTTTTATACATAAAAGAGAACACTAACTACTTACTTGTTTCTAAAAAACCTTTAAACCATATTTTGGATACTTAACATCTATGATAGATAATACTCTAAATTTGATTAAAAGTCAATAGTTAATCTGCAAATAATATTCTTTAAAATTGAAAAATACTCATCAGTGCTTGTTTATGTATAAATGCGAACATTTATTGAAGAGAATTAGGATTTTTTTATACCAATTTAAGAATATTATAATGAGTTTTTACTTTAGAATTGAATTAAATTTTATGGAGGGAAAAGATGATAGAAAAAATTATGAAGGCTGTAAAAAGTGGGAACAAAAAAAGAGGAAGAAATATAACAATAGGAGCAGTAGTAGGATTTTTACTTTCATGTACTGTAGCAATAGGAGCAGATGAATATTTATGGATAAAAAATGATGAGGGAATAAAATTTAGTATAGATGGAAATTCCACTGGAAGTGGAGAGAGTTGGAATGAAGATAATCCATATACTGATGAAAATATTTGGAATGCAGATACTAAAACTTATGTAAATAATATAACATTATCAGGAACAGATAATGATGTGTCAAGTTTTATCCAAATTGGATATGGATTAAAATTAGAAGGAGATTTAGGAGCATTTAAACTTATAAATAATGGTTCAGTAGCAGGAACAGCAGGAAGTGATGGAACTGGTTATGGAATTTATAATAATGCAGGAAGTATAGAAAGCCTAGTAAATAACGGTTCAATAGCAGGAACAGGAGAAGGGTATGGTAGGGGAATTCATAGTGCCTCAAAAAGTAACATAGGAAGCCTAGTAAATAATGGAGCAGTTATAGGAAATATGGGACATGGGCATGGAATTTATAATGCTGGTACTATAGAAAGTCTAATAAACAACAGTTCAATAACAGGAAGTGGTACAGGAGATATGATGCATGGGATAGGAATTTATAATTCAGGAGGTACCATAGGAAGCCTAGTAAATAATGGCTTAATAACAGGAACAGCTACAGGAAATGGTGGAAATGGTTATGGAATTAATAGTAGTGTAATGGGAAGTATAGAAAGCATAGCAAATAGTGGTTTAATAATAGGAACATCTGCATTATCTAAAGGTATTGGAATTTATAATGCTCCTAATGTAACAATAGATGCAATAACAAATACAGGAGTTATTTATGGAAAAACTAATGCTGTACAGAATGATACTGTTGGAATAATAACTAATTTTAATAACTATGGAATATTAGCAACAAAAGGAAGTTCCGTTGTAACTAATAGTGGGACAATATCAAGTGAAAAATATTATGGACTAGAGATTGACGAAGCTAGTGGAATAGTAAGTAATGGTTCTGATTATGCTAGTCTAATGGATTTACCAACAGAAATAATTGTAGGTTATGATGAAAATGGAGACCCAATAAAAAGAAATATGACAATAAAAAATGCTAATATCCAAGGAGGAGGATCAGGTTCAGGAACATCAACAGATAGTTTTGTATTTTTATCTAATCCTACTGAATTTGATAACACTATACTAAATGGAAAAGATAAGACATTAAAAGTTATTGGAACAGACAGAGAGGTAAAAGGTTCAATAATAAATGCTTATGGAACAGCAGTTGCTTTTGAAGGAGCAAATGGTCAGCTTACATTATCAGGAACAACAGTAAATGGCGGGACAGATGAAACAAATAATATAACAGTATCAGGAAGCGACAATGGAGATACCTTGATACTTCAATCAGGAGAAGTTGAGTATGTAGGTGGAGGAGAAGGAACTCAAAATACTATAATAAATGGAAATATAGATATGAAAGCAGGATATGATACTTTTACTCTTACTAAAGGGACAATAATTAATGGAAATATAGCTATGGGAGCTGATAATGATACCCTTACAGTAGAAGCAGGAAGTATTATTAATGGAACTCTTGATGGAGAAATGGGAAGTGACACTCTTAGTTTTAATTCACCAGCAGCAAGAGATGCAGCTAATGGTGGAATAAATATTCATCATAACATATCAGGATTTGAAAAGATGAATATAAATACAAATGTAACTCTATTTGAAAAAACTGTTAAAGATGATGGAAGTGTGGGAGATTTAACAGTAACAGATGCAGAAAATATAGCAATAGGAGCAGGAGGAATACTTACTTTAAGAATAGATACAAGTAAGTTAGGGGATTCAGGAGATGCAGGTAAGATTGTAGGTCATGCATTGTATGGAAATGATGGAACTATATCTTCAAAAGGAGGAAAACTGCTGCTGGCACTAAATGGAGCAGGGAATAGCAGTATAATAAGTTTTGGGGGGACTCAATTAGGTAGCAGCTTAGTTACAGATTATGAAGGATTATTTCAAAAAGAAGATGTAACTTTTGGGACTACATCATTACTCCATTCAGTAAAAAGAGTAGAAGGAAGCAATAATGAAGTGATAATTACATCTAAAGTTGATCTTCCTACAGATATAAGTTATAAAAAATTGAATGAAGTATATCATAGTATTCTTTCAGTAGATGAATTAGGAAATTTCAATGTAGATGATGATGAAAAATTATCAACATTCTTAGGATATTTAAATGATATTTATGCAGGAAATCCTTACTCATATTCTAGTGAACTTTCAAGAAAATCTGTAGGAATGTTCAGAGATATAGTAACAGAAAATATTTTCAAACCAGAAACAAATAAATGGATGATACATGGAGGACTTACTCATGTAGATGGAGGAACTAAAGATACTTACTATGGAAAAGGTTACTATACTTATGACATAGGAAGTTCTGATATGGATGCAGATACAAAAATTACAGGAGCATATATGTTAGGAGAATATGGAGTATCTGATACACTTACTTCTGGAGTAGTGATAGGAGGGAATAAACTTAAATCTGACTTGTCTAATGGGTCTAAAGTTGATGGAAGCACGCTGTATCTGGGAGCTTATGCAAAGAAATATGTAGGAAATCTAAAAGTAACAGCAGGAGCAGGATTCCAATATGGAGATTATGATGCAGACAGACTGGCAGTAAACAAAGTAGCAAGTGATACAGAAATGTCAGCAGTAAAATATTCTGATAATTACAATGATATGACATATGATATCTATTTGAATGGAAGATATTCATATAATATTGGAGATAACCTATTCTTAGAACCATATGGGACTTTATCATATACATACATAGATCAAGATGGTGCAGATGAAGGAAATCAAACTCTAGCAATAGAAACTGATTCAAAATCATTTGACTATACATCAGCTAAAATAGGAGCAGACTTGAAGAAAGTTATACCTCATGAAAAAGGAAAGAGTACACTTTCAGCAGGAGTAAGCTACACAAGAATACTTGATGGAGCAGATGAGGAGTTTATCACAGGAAGATTTAAAGGTGGAAGCGACTTTGATATACTGGTTGCTCACAAAAATGAACAGAACATAGGATTAAATGCAAAATATGCTCTTGAACTTGAAAATGGAGTACTATTTGATGTAAAAGGAACTTATGCAGTAGAAGGAGATTCAGATAATCAATCAGGAAAGAATAAGACAAAAGGAGAATGGATAGTAGGAGCAGGATTAGGGTATAAGTTCTAAAGATTATAAAGTGAAAGGCTGGCTGATGAATAGCCAGCCTTTTAACTCAACAAGTAATCATGATATTTCAAGGGGGAAGTTATGACAGAAGGAAAATTTATAAGATTTTATAAAAAGAGAAATAAAAGTAAAAATCATAAAGAAGTGAAAGAAAAAATAGACTTATTTTGGAAAGTACTGCAGAAAGCTTTAGATGAAGAGAATAAAATAACCTTTAAAAATTGGGGAATATTTGAGCAAAAAGAGGTAAGGTCAAGAAAAATAGTGATACCTAAAATGGATAAAGTTGGTTATACAAAAGCTAAGAAAAAGATAAGATTTAAAGCAGGAGCAGGATTACAGGATATAGTAAATGGAGCTGGTACTGATGAATAAAAGAGAATTAGCAAAAGTATACAGTGAGATGGGTAATGGAGAAATATCAGAAAGAAAGGCACTAAAAGAAATAGATATATTTCTTGAAACAGTACAGGAGGCTTTGCAGAAAAGCCGTTCATTAATATTTATAAATATAGGAATATTTGAAATAAAGGAAAGAAAACCAAGAATAATATCAAATCCAGTAACAAGAGA encodes:
- a CDS encoding HU family DNA-binding protein, producing the protein MNKRELAKVYSEMGNGEISERKALKEIDIFLETVQEALQKSRSLIFINIGIFEIKERKPRIISNPVTRELMKIYPKKTVRFRMSKKMK
- a CDS encoding autotransporter outer membrane beta-barrel domain-containing protein encodes the protein MIEKIMKAVKSGNKKRGRNITIGAVVGFLLSCTVAIGADEYLWIKNDEGIKFSIDGNSTGSGESWNEDNPYTDENIWNADTKTYVNNITLSGTDNDVSSFIQIGYGLKLEGDLGAFKLINNGSVAGTAGSDGTGYGIYNNAGSIESLVNNGSIAGTGEGYGRGIHSASKSNIGSLVNNGAVIGNMGHGHGIYNAGTIESLINNSSITGSGTGDMMHGIGIYNSGGTIGSLVNNGLITGTATGNGGNGYGINSSVMGSIESIANSGLIIGTSALSKGIGIYNAPNVTIDAITNTGVIYGKTNAVQNDTVGIITNFNNYGILATKGSSVVTNSGTISSEKYYGLEIDEASGIVSNGSDYASLMDLPTEIIVGYDENGDPIKRNMTIKNANIQGGGSGSGTSTDSFVFLSNPTEFDNTILNGKDKTLKVIGTDREVKGSIINAYGTAVAFEGANGQLTLSGTTVNGGTDETNNITVSGSDNGDTLILQSGEVEYVGGGEGTQNTIINGNIDMKAGYDTFTLTKGTIINGNIAMGADNDTLTVEAGSIINGTLDGEMGSDTLSFNSPAARDAANGGINIHHNISGFEKMNINTNVTLFEKTVKDDGSVGDLTVTDAENIAIGAGGILTLRIDTSKLGDSGDAGKIVGHALYGNDGTISSKGGKLLLALNGAGNSSIISFGGTQLGSSLVTDYEGLFQKEDVTFGTTSLLHSVKRVEGSNNEVIITSKVDLPTDISYKKLNEVYHSILSVDELGNFNVDDDEKLSTFLGYLNDIYAGNPYSYSSELSRKSVGMFRDIVTENIFKPETNKWMIHGGLTHVDGGTKDTYYGKGYYTYDIGSSDMDADTKITGAYMLGEYGVSDTLTSGVVIGGNKLKSDLSNGSKVDGSTLYLGAYAKKYVGNLKVTAGAGFQYGDYDADRLAVNKVASDTEMSAVKYSDNYNDMTYDIYLNGRYSYNIGDNLFLEPYGTLSYTYIDQDGADEGNQTLAIETDSKSFDYTSAKIGADLKKVIPHEKGKSTLSAGVSYTRILDGADEEFITGRFKGGSDFDILVAHKNEQNIGLNAKYALELENGVLFDVKGTYAVEGDSDNQSGKNKTKGEWIVGAGLGYKF
- a CDS encoding HU family DNA-binding protein → MTEGKFIRFYKKRNKSKNHKEVKEKIDLFWKVLQKALDEENKITFKNWGIFEQKEVRSRKIVIPKMDKVGYTKAKKKIRFKAGAGLQDIVNGAGTDE
- a CDS encoding helix-turn-helix domain-containing protein, translating into MTREDYMCQKLGSLSNFDKLLVEKMVEQLGEWATIEDAAKYFKRHKNTIYDKVEGGEVLNRRIGNKILIYTRSLIFLME
- a CDS encoding carbon starvation protein A, with the protein product MFSFIISIIALIVGYLVYGKIVEGIFGIEPNRGTPAKRLSDGVDYVEMGWKKAFLIQFLNIAGTGPIFGAVAGAMWGPAAFLWIVFGCIFAGAVHDFLIGMMSLRKDGASVAELVGENLGSGARKLMVVFSIILLVLVGVVFITSPAAILNDLTGIDKMVLIGIIIIYYLAATVLPIDKIIGRIYPIFGIALLVMAVGIGIGIVVQGYHIPEISLHNFHPAKQSIFPYLFITIACGAISGFHATQSPMMARCLENESEGRKVFYGAMISEGVVALVWAAAAMSFFGGTPGLGEALGHGGAAVVVNRISNTVLGRVGGALALLGVVACPITSGDTAFRSARLTIADAIGYKQGPIANRFMVAIPLFIVGIALCFIDFNILWRYFSWSNQTLATIALWAAAKYLNNHGKNYYIALIPAMFMTVVVTDYIVIAPEGFVRFFQGTPVATIEMIGLICGLVLSAVCTLAFFKSLKKEKIAEVNA
- a CDS encoding sensor histidine kinase; translation: MLKLTSHLLNNLGYIIAIAFFFTKFKSAKNIFTRKKYSQKDILLLSMFFSGLAIIGTYTGVDYRGAIVNVRNIGVVVGGILAGPEVGIMVGLIAGIHRLFVDASSITTIPCAIATMSGGFITSQLYKKTNEKNCYLYGFLGGFIVENLSMILILVLGSDFELAKDIVSKIYFPMILANAVGVSIVILIIQDIISEKEIIAGKQAKLALEIANKTLPYFRKGESMNEICKIILNSLEAKAVVITNDKYIIASYAESDEFKIDHTDIRSEATKLVLKTGKVLVLGEENGIKDFHCISGKIKSCIISPLFQGEKIVSGTLKIYFDKAENITARNQYLAEGLSLLISTQLEISTVENFKAMARDAELKALQTQINPHFLFNALHATAFFVRMDPAKAKEVIIDLSTYLRYNLENASKVVSLDMELTQVKAYVNIEKARFGEKISVEYNIEEGLENIKIPSLTIQPLVENSIKHGLLKQREGGHVYITAKKKDKGCIVTIEDDGIGIDPKMIEELDERMEKSIGLKNVHNRIKLMYGKGLVIECLKKGTKTSFYIE